The Danio aesculapii chromosome 7, fDanAes4.1, whole genome shotgun sequence DNA window GTTCATCTGAGTTTTTGAGGGCAAAGGGCAGATGAGTCGATCAGTTTATGCTCACTTTCACTCTAAAATGCAACAGAAAACTAAAGGTTCTGGCCTCTCTCCCGCTACAGAGTCTGGCCTACGTTTTGTAATTAGCACTGCATGAGAACATACATGACTTACATACTGTAGTGCATTGTTATTCTCAGCAAAGAAGTGAAGAGGTTGAGCCTTGAGTCATGACTACCATTACAGAGCTTGTTGAGATCAACATCATTCAAATCTTCTGCATTTTGGACTCAGGTTTATGAATCTTAATACTAAATTTAATACATAATGGAATCATGTTGATCTTGTTTTTATGTTCTGTTTATATCAAACCACAAAGGTCAAAAATATGGTCACAGAGCAACAAGGGAATGTACATCCTTAATGATCAGAGTGATTAACAACTACATAGTGTGTCCCAATTAATGCAGTACACCGTGAGCTTATGTGCTTGTTTACTAAGCACTCAACTGTCTGAGTCTATGTGAAGTTTATAAGGTCACTTTTTCATTCAGTGCTGGAGTCTGAAACGTCCACCACATCCATCTACATCCAGTAACTAAATCTGTGATTATTGAGTGCATCAAGTGTAAAACATTTCACACTTTTTTGTACAAAATGTGTGTCatctgggtatttaaagtgcactctTTATTTTTGGGATTCTAAACACATTACTTAGATTATTTGTGCTTAAGTAGGAAAAAGAATAGTACTTAAATACACAAATTGGAATGCAgcttatttaaaacataattataaaccAGTAATGGTAGATTGTGGCTGTTAAAATATCCTTTTTCACAATCACTTTTGATGTTTTTGTGACTGAAAGCAGGGGTGAGAGTAaattaatctattttaaaataaattaatttataatatgaGGAGATGAGGTTCTCAAAGTGAATGCGTAACTTGGCTCTAGgcatcaaacaacaaaaaataaggtcaagaatcttgctGTTATTCTgaagtcagatctgagtttcagtagtcacgtcaaagcagtaactatatcagcatactatcatctcaaaaacattgcaagaattagatgctttgtttccagtaagaacttgttcatgcttttatcagcagcagggtggattactgtaacggcctgcTCACtgaccttcccaaaaagacagtcagacagttgtagCTCATCCAGAATACTGCTggcaggattctgaccagaaccagaaaatcagagcacatcacacctgtcctcaggtctctacACTGGCACCCAATTACATTCAgaacatatttttaaagtattattactggtctaaatcactaaatggcctaggaccttaaTACATTACCAATatactcactgaatacaaacgtaacagatcactcagatctttagaatCAAATAAAGAGTTCCAATTACtcaaaaatttaattcaatataaATCCTGGAAAATCAGCTGACAAAGGATTTTAATTTCTCTTTATTGGTGATTCAAGTAAGCACAGATTTAAACACCATCCATACTCCAGTTAACTTTTTTGTACTTTCAGATGTAAGGCATGGGTGCTGAAGCCAAGTTCGGTTGCTCCTATGAATGACAATAGCATCAATGTTAAACTGATGAAATACGAATTTTCTTGaactatattttttcatttaaataagcCGTGCATTCACATGGCTTTTgataatgtaattaaatgtttGTAACATCTATTAAAATCTTCAAATCCAACAAACATAATAGATTCTTTTGCAGGCACGTTATGATTTCTAGAATTAATAATCTACAGTATGTGTTGAGTCACTTACAGCACTGGTAGAGCCTGTTGATTCGGATGATGTCGTTCTGGCTCATCTCAGTAGATGTGCCCAGCGCAGCATTATTATTAGGAATGGGAATCATAGTGGGCAGGCCATTCTTAGAGAAAGCATATCTAACAGAGCAAGTGACACAAATTCAGTTAGTTTCAACTTGGTACATCATACACAAAGAGAAACCTCATCTCACCCACCTCTCGTACTGCATCACAGAGCTGTAGTCATAAGGAGTTCCCTGGTTTAAGGTGTTGATTTTGTTGAAGTTGTATTTCATGTCTGATGAGTAAGCAAAACAAGTATTGTTGATCCAATGAATGTAATGAACAtgacatatacagtatactgaCATATGCATTGAGATGAACATTACCATCAAGGATGTTCTCCCAGACGACCTGAATGTGATTGTCACGGTCGCTGCGGGTTTGTTCGTGGTTGAAGCCCAGAGCGTGGAGCAGCTCATGCTGAACAGTGCTGTGGTAAAGACAGCCACTACGGGCCAGAGACACTGTCTGTGCATAACCCTGACGGCCAACATATGAGTAGCATCTGTAAGATGAAGATCCATAAAAGGTCAATTTTTGACCCAGATGTTACCTCTTCATGTAACTGCATTCTGAATGTAATTCTGATGAAATTTCTCTCATTTCCCACAATGCTCATGCAAACCTTAATTTTGACTTCTGTGTTGTCTCTTTGCATTTGGTTTTAGATCAGTCACGTACCCGCTGCGAGATTCAATGCTGATGTAGTCTCTCTCATTGCCTCGAGGGAAGAAGCGGATACAAGTACTGTAGGAGAAAGAGTCCAGTCCACGTTGGATGATCTCCAGCTCACGGGAGGCTGAAAGAGCAAAGGTCAGAGGTTACTACAATGAAAAGGTaaaattttttcattattataggGATCTGAGAGCAGGAGATTtgtttttctgttcaacaaaagAGAAGGTATTTTGagtaatgttggaaaccagtaaccactgacatccatagtatgaaactaaattactatgcaagtcaatggttaccggtttccaatttttttcttttgtgtttgacagaagaaaaagtaactcaggtttataacaagtggagggtgagtatcACAGAGTTTTCACTTTTTCTTTCTGTGTAACTAATGACTTACAGTAGTGGTTGGCGATGACGTAAGGCACATAAATCTTGCCGTCGCTGTATTTGGGCCAGAGACAGCCGTAGGAGGTGCAGGGATCAGCGTTTTTCTCATTCACAGCGATGTCGTCCAGGAGCTTGGGCTCATCAGCTTCAGGAACTAAAACATGAACAGGTCATTTTGGGTCTTTCAGTCATGAACAGTTGGGATATACTGATGTTGTGAGTAAGTGTGGAGTATACGCACTGATGCCTCTGTTGGCTCTATGCAGCAGTTCAGACACAGACAGCTGAGCTATTATAAAACAAATCAACACATTCACCAATGAACCATTACTTCAATTCAAAATAAACTCTCAATATTTgttgattcatttgtttattccaAAAAGCTTTTAGACTCTCTTAAATAGCTGAACTAGGCATTTCACTTACCAGGCTTGATGTGAGTTATGTAGAACATCGACACAAAATGGACATAAATGAgacataaatatttaacaaacattaaataaagtcaaAACATATTTTTGCAAATTCTAGTTCAAGTTCAATTTAATTATATAGCCCGTTTCCAAATGGCCACAAGGCCGAACAAATTGCTTTACAGAGAAACTACAAACAAGCAGTacgaacataaaacaaaacagcaataggCACATAATGTAAAAATGAGCATAAAAGATGTAATTAGATTAGTTAGTATATAAATACCATTTGCAAGCTGCTATAGATGTGTATTACTGTTTTTTACCTTCCCTTCAGCTGAGTAGATCAGCATCAAGGCCAAAAGGCCAAAAGTCACTTTTGTCACAAACATATCCAAAGACCTGTGGAGGGAATCAGGGGACAGAATTTACAGATTACAGATAAATTTGTCATGTGAAGTCTGTGTATGGAACAGAATACATTATAATTCATAATAAGTATagtttgaataaaatataaagaatacTTGTGCACCATAGTCTTATTAAATGGCACCCAACCTATTCAAGTTTCCATTTAATACCTTTCTTACGTCCTAAACAATGCAAACAATGTAAAACGTACCACTATTCTCTCCTCAGTACCTTAAAATTCATGGGGCAACTTATTTTATACTCTGGTGTGAGTTAGTATCAAAATGATCTTTACAAATATGGGCAAAAGAGTTTGTTTAACCTTGTTTGAAAAAGAACAGGTGTGAAGTTCCCCTCATAAGAGCACATGTCAAAAcaactgtatttgtatgtgtgccTGAGTTTGCGGACGAAGGGAACAAGTAAACATTAAGAAACATGTACTAGAAATGTGCCCTGGCCCCTTTAATATAAACTCTA harbors:
- the LOC130231441 gene encoding low choriolytic enzyme-like codes for the protein MVHKSLDMFVTKVTFGLLALMLIYSAEGKFLSCNGSLVNVLICFIIAQLSVSELLHRANRGIIPEADEPKLLDDIAVNEKNADPCTSYGCLWPKYSDGKIYVPYVIANHYSSRELEIIQRGLDSFSYSTCIRFFPRGNERDYISIESRSGCYSYVGRQGYAQTVSLARSGCLYHSTVQHELLHALGFNHEQTRSDRDNHIQVVWENILDDMKYNFNKINTLNQGTPYDYSSVMQYERYAFSKNGLPTMIPIPNNNAALGTSTEMSQNDIIRINRLYQCCK